From the Nitrospirota bacterium genome, one window contains:
- a CDS encoding adenylate/guanylate cyclase domain-containing protein translates to MERAKKGRTGIFIGFSITVLIVGLMFFKLSPLETLEEKLYDYRFKVRGIIKPPDNIIIAAIDEKSIERIGRWPWSRDKIAELINRLNVAGAEIIVSDIIFSESEKNDATLGKAIKEAGNVILPIVFDFDTESGTPYSEFLINSAFISIMNPEMFNRYTPIMAKRVLIPVPELLRETMAMGHINMFPDDDGTLRWESMVIGYNGYLYPSITLQVIATYLGIPSEKVILKSTEGIHLGKRYIPTDKWGRTLINYYGPEQTFKHISISDILDGNVKPELLRGKVVLIGATAVGIYDLRVTPFSPAMPGVEKHANMIASILENRFLRSASLSVNLVIILSSGFLLSLVVTRFKAIGASGITGLFLLLIFSSSYYLFTQKGLWINLTYPSINILLIFITVTAYNYAVEERYARRIRAMFSNYVTERLVNELIKNPDMAKLGGERREVTVLFSDVRGFTSFSEKHSPEEVVAILNEYLGAMTKVIFRLEGTLDKFIGDAILAFWGAPMRQENHAELAIRCALNMVKRLEELQQKWQLEGKPLLDAGIGINTGEVLVGNIGAEGEKMDYTVIGDHVNLGSRVESLTRKYNTHILITEFTLNKIRDLVIAGSLDCISIKGLEKVMVKGKEKPVEIYEVKSLETGSESMIIEVEEEKVVRFEEK, encoded by the coding sequence ATGGAGAGAGCAAAGAAAGGTAGAACAGGTATCTTCATTGGTTTTTCTATTACAGTATTGATAGTAGGGTTGATGTTTTTCAAATTATCTCCCCTTGAAACCCTTGAAGAGAAACTCTACGATTACAGATTTAAGGTTAGGGGCATAATAAAACCACCTGACAACATTATCATTGCTGCCATAGATGAGAAAAGCATCGAAAGGATTGGGAGATGGCCCTGGAGCAGGGATAAGATCGCAGAACTGATAAACAGATTGAATGTGGCTGGTGCGGAAATAATAGTATCAGATATCATCTTCAGCGAGAGCGAAAAAAATGATGCGACTCTTGGCAAGGCAATAAAAGAGGCAGGAAATGTAATATTACCCATAGTCTTTGACTTTGATACGGAATCCGGCACTCCTTATAGCGAATTTCTGATAAATTCAGCTTTCATTTCTATCATGAATCCTGAGATGTTTAATAGATATACTCCAATCATGGCAAAGAGGGTGCTCATACCTGTCCCTGAACTCCTCAGAGAGACAATGGCAATGGGTCACATCAATATGTTTCCAGACGACGACGGCACATTGAGATGGGAATCCATGGTAATCGGATATAATGGTTACCTTTATCCTTCTATTACACTTCAGGTTATAGCCACTTACCTCGGGATTCCTTCTGAAAAAGTCATTTTAAAATCCACAGAAGGCATACATCTCGGGAAAAGATATATACCAACCGATAAGTGGGGAAGAACTCTTATTAATTATTATGGACCTGAACAGACATTCAAGCATATTTCTATATCTGACATATTGGATGGCAATGTGAAACCTGAACTTTTACGGGGCAAAGTTGTCCTTATCGGCGCAACCGCAGTTGGTATTTATGACTTGAGGGTAACACCCTTTTCCCCTGCAATGCCAGGAGTTGAAAAACATGCAAATATGATAGCTTCCATACTGGAAAACAGGTTTCTAAGAAGTGCCTCTTTATCTGTAAACCTGGTTATTATTTTATCGTCAGGCTTTTTGCTATCGTTGGTTGTCACAAGATTTAAGGCAATTGGTGCTTCTGGAATCACAGGATTGTTCCTTTTGCTTATATTCTCCTCAAGTTATTACCTATTTACACAAAAGGGACTCTGGATAAATCTCACATATCCTTCCATTAATATCCTGCTAATATTTATTACTGTTACTGCTTACAATTATGCAGTAGAGGAAAGATATGCTCGGAGAATCAGGGCAATGTTTTCAAACTATGTTACGGAAAGGCTTGTCAATGAATTAATTAAAAATCCTGATATGGCTAAATTGGGTGGTGAAAGAAGGGAAGTTACTGTCCTCTTTTCAGATGTAAGGGGCTTCACATCATTTTCAGAGAAGCATTCACCCGAGGAGGTTGTCGCTATACTCAATGAGTATTTAGGGGCAATGACAAAGGTGATTTTCAGGTTGGAGGGAACACTTGATAAATTCATTGGAGATGCCATCCTTGCCTTCTGGGGCGCACCTATGAGGCAGGAAAACCATGCAGAGCTTGCTATAAGATGTGCCCTTAATATGGTTAAAAGACTCGAAGAACTCCAGCAAAAATGGCAGTTAGAAGGCAAACCTCTCCTTGATGCTGGAATAGGGATAAATACAGGTGAGGTGCTTGTTGGAAATATCGGTGCAGAAGGGGAAAAAATGGACTACACAGTAATTGGAGACCATGTAAATTTAGGCTCAAGGGTAGAATCACTTACAAGGAAATATAATACCCACATCCTGATAACAGAATTCACCCTGAACAAGATAAGAGACCTGGTAATAGCAGGCAGCCTCGATTGTATATCCATAAAGGGACTTGAAAAGGTGATGGTAAAGGGTAAAGAGAAACCAGTGGAGATATACGAGGTTAAATCCCTTGAGACTGGTTCTGAATCAATGATTATAGAAGTCGAAGAAGAAAAGGTTGTCCGTTTCGAGGAAAAGTAA
- a CDS encoding OmpA family protein, giving the protein MKINMKIKSNNYFISFLLFSGVIFLTGCATKSYVEEKIAPMNTRVEKLEIRTTDLERTTTADRDKIGSIEKRLPEIAGDARGAKFTAHAALKKIEGLKIAKKVVLTNSDVRFNFNNWLISKAGKAVLDNLARELAGKRYSFIVIAGHTDHTGTEEYNLYLGRVRAEAAASYLATKEGIDRSRIIVMTFGKSVPVASNKTKEGREQNRRVEITVYDEALE; this is encoded by the coding sequence ATGAAAATAAACATGAAAATAAAGTCGAATAACTATTTTATAAGTTTTCTGTTGTTTTCAGGTGTCATCTTTCTTACAGGATGTGCTACAAAATCGTATGTAGAAGAGAAGATTGCACCTATGAATACGAGAGTTGAAAAGCTTGAGATTAGAACAACAGACCTTGAGAGAACAACCACTGCTGATAGGGATAAAATTGGCAGTATCGAAAAGAGACTTCCTGAGATTGCAGGTGATGCAAGAGGTGCAAAGTTCACGGCGCACGCTGCACTTAAGAAGATAGAGGGACTGAAGATAGCAAAAAAGGTCGTGCTCACAAATAGTGATGTCAGATTCAACTTTAATAATTGGCTGATTTCAAAGGCTGGTAAAGCAGTGCTGGACAATTTAGCACGTGAACTTGCAGGTAAGCGTTACTCTTTTATCGTTATAGCAGGACACACCGATCATACAGGTACAGAGGAGTATAACCTTTATCTCGGTAGAGTCCGTGCAGAGGCTGCTGCATCTTATTTGGCCACAAAGGAAGGAATTGATAGAAGCAGGATAATCGTCATGACATTCGGAAAATCTGTTCCTGTTGCCTCAAATAAGACAAAAGAAGGTAGAGAGCAGAATAGAAGGGTTGAGATTACAGTTTACGATGAGGCTTTAGAGTGA
- a CDS encoding type II toxin-antitoxin system PemK/MazF family toxin — translation MSYKWGIFIADLNPVQGSEQRGKRPVIVVSDENFNKFMPVVTVLPITSLKEGRKVYPNEVMLKQGMGSIPQDSIILAHQIRTISKQRLKDLIGAIDDYKTKEAINDALRVHLNL, via the coding sequence ATGAGTTATAAGTGGGGAATCTTTATAGCAGACCTTAATCCTGTTCAAGGCTCAGAACAAAGAGGGAAACGTCCTGTTATTGTTGTTAGCGACGAAAACTTTAACAAGTTTATGCCTGTAGTAACTGTTTTGCCAATTACTTCGTTAAAAGAAGGCAGAAAGGTTTATCCCAATGAAGTTATGTTGAAACAGGGAATGGGAAGCATTCCACAGGACTCTATCATCCTTGCCCATCAAATAAGGACAATATCAAAACAAAGACTGAAGGATTTAATAGGAGCCATCGATGATTACAAGACTAAAGAGGCAATAAACGACGCCCTCAGGGTGCATTTGAATTTGTGA
- a CDS encoding tetratricopeptide repeat protein — protein MEEMIIGFLLSIFTNGIITLADRYDSEQKKKFEELSKELRESNFIPKAIVDSLKSISVESKEIDSLKILVSDDVFSKKLADIISNQSPENDTINLIVSEIKKYCNIPESQILTIEPFIKIFANEFYKKVLSNPKLSPYLIIKRIEDSIKMSENDHLEIKERIESLHKKFNTITSQVPKENPTTYTASVQSYETERLIIAANKINKTDELPRVTHLLTGQLERVLAKLNSHFKSRANEVKEIQRKRDFKRAIELYQSLLEDADETIDKDTILGIYADCALCSINLDDLESARMWLRKAEETETIDKRILAIWSLYYYALGNKTKAQEYADKSLALDKFYHLALIIKAGIELESGTNGERILNQYFLDENGNVRSGFKQDRMPVIYRTIGQCYMKDKNFDKAIEYFEKSINLDPLDDGCLSLIGTAYFRKTIGESTQIIRFHEQLSPEKQEIIKKAIGYFTQALESAARYGNIKHHIPTRVNLSSCYMLLGDYDKAYDISEISLVSAGYEDLLKSKAAAAYYKGHFTEAAELLSNIKKSSCQDIINEALSLLRSDKKQEALELIDSSLHEKSFNSEDLDLIRHLRLEILISDKDQENALRELKKLEYSTLPVWQKETIWGDYYVLVNNHEKADEYYKKALEHSNTAIPTKISIADYYFRKEDYKTCFDICSSISIDAIKSDLDIFKRLIQMAIISSFQIPNCIECRKYINHGKRKEIEDLYLYEISASIYWQNDELKKARDELIILEKKDTNRKLEVLSNLGVVSYMMGDFKAAQEYLTQAERLSGFYDNTKLVINCIIVHVVIGNNVEAKRISNKALEEKFEDKEDDIHKFAPVFYLRENNTELFARYAIEFNKKHGDTEWLWKKYIKKDEQELRAIFSEAIRKSEEIKKGYLKYPLPLALLPALLGKREVIHLWRFNREYKYPIFLESGIPQELESEIKTISKKRSILVDYTALLTLQEAGPDYLWIIHNSFDEIFIYRPMYLRMLNELMSEEHDGLRRIINFISASNKVKFIKRVTNKTLNIPDESLSLLIPGDYYGLLQVAREKEICLLIGEARLRGIVRSIGIEACGIRSLLEHAKHKNIIDNHNLNQAIINMATKDCQFISFNNDTLEWLFSRYSLEKVKSKFKKLSDHIFLPGSEVETFTNVYSEFIREFIGSILDSQIIKYFIEKTILDIKKLTSRALCFNMFPFLKQDGVLTDMYKINQICLGYIYRLVLLIYSSMIDERLKSEYIEVVKREFNLAYWYKLKIQNKNAIGFIFEEVKKQIQVFDTNNLAKDSSAL, from the coding sequence ATGGAAGAAATGATTATTGGGTTTTTGTTGTCAATCTTTACTAATGGGATTATTACACTCGCTGATAGATATGATTCTGAGCAAAAAAAGAAATTTGAGGAATTAAGTAAGGAACTAAGAGAATCGAATTTTATCCCAAAAGCAATAGTTGATTCTCTTAAGAGTATTAGCGTAGAGTCCAAAGAAATAGACTCGCTAAAAATATTAGTCAGTGATGATGTTTTTTCAAAGAAGCTTGCAGATATTATATCAAATCAATCTCCCGAAAATGACACAATTAATCTTATTGTTTCTGAGATAAAGAAATATTGCAATATCCCAGAAAGTCAAATCCTAACGATAGAGCCTTTCATTAAAATTTTTGCAAATGAATTTTACAAGAAAGTATTGAGTAATCCCAAACTATCACCTTATTTGATAATCAAAAGAATTGAAGATTCAATAAAAATGTCTGAAAATGACCATCTAGAAATTAAGGAACGTATAGAAAGTCTTCACAAGAAATTTAACACAATAACTTCTCAGGTTCCAAAAGAAAATCCTACTACTTATACTGCTTCCGTTCAGTCATATGAAACTGAAAGACTTATAATAGCAGCTAATAAAATAAATAAAACCGATGAGTTGCCAAGAGTTACACATCTTCTGACAGGTCAATTAGAACGTGTTTTAGCTAAGCTTAATAGTCATTTTAAATCACGTGCCAATGAAGTAAAGGAAATACAGCGAAAAAGAGATTTTAAAAGGGCAATAGAACTGTATCAATCTCTACTTGAAGATGCAGATGAAACCATTGATAAAGACACAATTCTTGGAATTTACGCTGACTGTGCCCTCTGCAGTATAAACTTAGATGATCTTGAATCAGCCAGAATGTGGCTTCGCAAAGCAGAAGAAACAGAGACCATTGATAAAAGAATATTGGCAATATGGAGCTTATATTATTACGCGTTGGGTAATAAGACAAAAGCTCAAGAGTATGCAGATAAATCATTAGCTTTGGATAAATTTTATCATTTAGCGCTTATTATCAAAGCAGGCATAGAATTAGAATCAGGTACTAATGGAGAGAGAATACTCAATCAATATTTTCTTGACGAGAATGGAAATGTAAGAAGCGGGTTTAAACAAGACCGTATGCCAGTAATTTACCGAACCATTGGACAATGCTACATGAAAGATAAAAACTTTGATAAGGCAATCGAGTACTTTGAAAAATCAATAAACCTTGATCCATTGGATGATGGTTGTCTATCGTTGATTGGAACTGCTTATTTTAGAAAAACTATCGGTGAAAGCACACAAATTATTAGATTCCATGAACAACTATCACCAGAAAAACAAGAAATCATAAAAAAGGCTATTGGCTACTTTACTCAAGCCTTAGAATCTGCTGCAAGATATGGAAATATAAAGCATCACATACCAACACGAGTAAATCTTTCTTCGTGTTACATGCTTTTAGGGGACTATGATAAAGCCTATGATATTTCTGAAATATCGTTAGTTTCTGCAGGATATGAGGATTTATTAAAAAGCAAAGCTGCTGCTGCTTATTACAAAGGTCATTTTACAGAAGCGGCAGAATTATTATCAAATATTAAAAAATCCTCATGTCAAGATATTATTAATGAAGCCCTTTCGCTCCTACGGTCTGACAAAAAGCAAGAGGCTTTAGAGTTGATAGACAGTTCATTACATGAAAAGTCGTTCAATTCAGAAGACTTAGATTTGATTAGGCATCTCAGACTTGAAATATTGATTTCTGATAAAGACCAAGAAAATGCTCTCAGAGAATTAAAGAAACTGGAATACTCAACACTCCCTGTATGGCAAAAAGAAACCATATGGGGTGATTATTATGTCCTAGTAAATAACCATGAAAAAGCGGATGAATATTATAAAAAGGCGTTAGAACATTCTAATACAGCTATCCCTACTAAGATTTCCATCGCTGATTACTACTTTAGGAAGGAAGATTATAAGACGTGTTTTGATATCTGTTCTTCGATATCTATCGATGCGATAAAAAGTGACTTGGATATATTTAAGCGATTAATTCAAATGGCGATAATTTCATCTTTCCAAATTCCAAACTGCATTGAATGTCGTAAATATATTAACCATGGGAAGCGAAAGGAGATTGAAGACTTATATCTATATGAGATTTCAGCATCCATTTATTGGCAAAACGACGAACTCAAAAAGGCAAGAGATGAACTTATTATATTAGAAAAAAAGGATACTAATAGAAAACTCGAAGTGCTTAGTAATCTAGGGGTAGTATCTTATATGATGGGAGATTTTAAAGCAGCACAAGAATACCTTACTCAGGCAGAAAGGCTATCAGGATTTTATGACAATACGAAATTGGTTATAAATTGCATCATAGTTCATGTCGTTATTGGTAATAATGTCGAAGCAAAAAGAATATCCAACAAAGCACTCGAAGAAAAGTTTGAAGATAAAGAAGATGATATACATAAATTTGCACCTGTCTTTTATTTAAGAGAAAACAATACAGAGCTTTTTGCCCGATATGCAATTGAATTTAACAAAAAACATGGTGATACTGAATGGCTGTGGAAAAAGTATATTAAAAAGGATGAACAAGAACTAAGAGCAATATTTAGTGAAGCAATACGCAAATCAGAAGAAATTAAAAAGGGATATTTAAAATATCCTCTTCCGCTTGCACTGTTACCAGCATTATTAGGGAAAAGAGAAGTCATACATCTATGGAGATTTAATAGGGAATACAAGTACCCTATATTTTTAGAATCAGGCATCCCTCAAGAACTAGAGTCGGAAATAAAAACAATAAGCAAAAAGAGGTCTATTTTAGTTGATTACACAGCATTACTTACTTTGCAGGAAGCAGGCCCTGATTATTTGTGGATAATCCATAATAGTTTTGATGAGATATTTATTTATAGACCGATGTATTTGAGAATGCTAAATGAACTTATGTCGGAAGAACACGATGGGCTCCGCAGAATAATAAATTTCATCTCAGCATCTAATAAAGTGAAATTCATTAAACGAGTAACAAATAAGACGCTGAATATTCCAGATGAAAGCCTATCTCTTTTAATTCCCGGCGATTATTATGGGTTACTTCAAGTTGCACGAGAAAAAGAAATATGTTTATTGATAGGTGAAGCAAGGCTCAGAGGTATCGTGCGTAGCATTGGGATAGAGGCTTGTGGCATAAGGTCATTACTAGAACATGCTAAACATAAAAATATAATTGACAATCATAATTTGAACCAAGCAATTATTAACATGGCTACTAAAGATTGTCAATTTATCTCATTCAATAATGACACGTTAGAGTGGCTTTTTTCTCGTTATTCTTTAGAGAAAGTTAAGAGTAAATTCAAAAAATTGAGTGATCATATATTCTTGCCAGGTTCTGAGGTTGAAACTTTTACTAATGTATATTCTGAATTTATTCGAGAATTCATTGGTTCCATATTAGATAGTCAAATCATTAAATACTTCATAGAAAAAACTATTCTGGATATTAAGAAACTCACTTCAAGAGCATTGTGTTTCAATATGTTCCCATTTCTCAAACAGGATGGTGTATTAACGGATATGTATAAAATAAATCAGATTTGCTTAGGGTATATCTACCGTTTAGTATTACTTATATATTCATCTATGATAGATGAGCGATTAAAATCGGAATATATAGAGGTCGTTAAAAGAGAGTTTAATTTAGCTTACTGGTATAAATTAAAAATCCAAAACAAAAATGCTATTGGATTTATTTTTGAAGAGGTAAAAAAACAAATACAGGTGTTTGATACTAACAATTTAGCAAAGGATAGTAGCGCATTGTAA
- a CDS encoding site-specific DNA-methyltransferase: protein MTVWYKILQKDCLEWLRESTESDIHLTFVDPPFNQGKEYRYFNDTQPEEQYWNWLKDVLSQIYKITVEGGAVYFMQREKNTEQVLRILREAGWIFQNLIIWKKKTSAIPSEFRFSKQYQIIVFATRGEKPRVFNKLRIDLPIPPEYKHERVNGVYLPDVWDDIRELTSGYFAGDEAIRDTKGSRVHTQQSPVALLLRIILASTLPGDTVLDPFAGTGTTLVVAHQIERNSIGIEIDPEYIKIIENRLKYPRTADNVLQYYKHYRYTPDLEKIWPGNKPIIAEQRRLL, encoded by the coding sequence ATGACTGTATGGTATAAAATACTCCAAAAAGATTGTCTTGAGTGGCTCCGTGAGAGTACTGAGAGCGATATTCATCTCACTTTTGTTGATCCTCCTTTTAATCAGGGAAAGGAGTATAGATACTTTAATGACACCCAACCAGAAGAACAATATTGGAACTGGCTTAAAGATGTATTATCACAGATTTATAAAATAACGGTTGAAGGTGGCGCAGTTTATTTTATGCAAAGGGAAAAGAATACAGAACAAGTGCTAAGAATACTTCGAGAGGCAGGGTGGATTTTTCAAAATTTAATTATATGGAAGAAAAAAACTTCTGCTATTCCATCTGAATTTAGATTTTCTAAGCAATACCAAATTATTGTCTTTGCTACCAGGGGAGAAAAGCCGAGAGTCTTCAATAAACTGCGGATAGATCTTCCTATCCCACCAGAGTATAAACATGAGAGAGTTAATGGAGTCTATCTCCCGGATGTATGGGATGATATTAGGGAGCTAACTTCCGGTTATTTCGCTGGAGATGAGGCAATAAGAGATACCAAAGGAAGCAGGGTACATACGCAACAATCTCCCGTAGCTCTTCTCTTAAGAATTATTTTAGCATCCACCCTGCCTGGCGATACTGTATTGGACCCTTTTGCTGGAACAGGGACTACTTTAGTGGTTGCTCACCAAATAGAGCGGAATTCCATAGGAATAGAAATAGACCCAGAGTATATCAAAATAATCGAGAACCGACTGAAATACCCTAGAACCGCTGATAATGTTTTGCAGTATTACAAACATTATAGATACACCCCTGATCTGGAAAAAATTTGGCCGGGGAATAAACCTATCATTGCCGAACAAAGGAGACTCTTGTAA